In Streptomyces hawaiiensis, one genomic interval encodes:
- a CDS encoding cytochrome P450, producing MTDTTAPVVFPQSRTCPYHPPAAYDSLRAERPLTRITLFDGREAWLVSGHATARALLADPRLSSDRDRPGFPAPTQRFAGIRNRRTALLGVDDPEHRAQRRMVVGDFTLKRAVELRPRIQQIVDERLDAMIAEGPGADLVSAFALPVPSMVICALLGVPYADHDFFETQSRRLLRGPETADVLDARDRLETYFGELIDIKQRDPGTGLLDDLVHRQPREGGLDREGLIAMALILLVAGHETTANMISLGTFTLLRHPERLAELRADPRLLPAAVEELMRMLSIADGMLRLAVEDIEVAGTTIREGEGVVFATSVINRDETVYPEPDTLDWSRPARHHVAFGFGIHQCLGQNLARAELEISLHSLFDRLPTLRLAAPAEEIPFKPGDTIQGMLELPVTW from the coding sequence ATGACGGACACGACCGCACCCGTCGTCTTCCCCCAGAGCCGGACCTGCCCCTACCACCCGCCCGCCGCCTACGACTCCCTGCGCGCCGAGCGTCCCCTGACCCGGATCACCCTCTTCGACGGCCGCGAGGCCTGGCTGGTCAGCGGGCACGCCACCGCCCGCGCGCTGCTGGCCGACCCGCGTCTGTCGTCCGACCGCGACCGGCCCGGCTTCCCCGCCCCCACCCAGCGCTTCGCCGGGATCCGCAACCGCAGAACGGCCCTGCTGGGCGTCGACGACCCCGAGCACCGCGCCCAGCGGCGGATGGTCGTCGGGGACTTCACCCTCAAGCGGGCCGTCGAACTCCGGCCACGCATCCAGCAGATCGTGGACGAACGGCTCGACGCGATGATCGCCGAGGGCCCCGGCGCGGACCTGGTGAGCGCCTTCGCGCTGCCCGTGCCGTCCATGGTGATCTGCGCCCTGCTGGGCGTCCCGTACGCCGACCACGACTTCTTCGAGACCCAGTCCCGACGGCTGCTGCGCGGCCCGGAGACCGCCGACGTGCTCGACGCCCGCGACCGGCTGGAGACGTACTTCGGCGAGCTGATCGACATCAAGCAGCGGGACCCCGGCACCGGCCTGCTGGACGACCTGGTCCACCGGCAGCCGCGCGAGGGCGGACTGGACCGCGAGGGCCTGATCGCCATGGCTCTCATCCTGCTGGTCGCGGGCCACGAGACGACCGCCAACATGATCTCGCTCGGCACCTTCACCCTGCTCCGGCACCCCGAGCGGCTCGCCGAACTGCGCGCGGACCCGCGGCTGCTGCCGGCCGCGGTCGAGGAGCTGATGCGGATGCTGTCGATCGCGGACGGCATGCTGCGCCTGGCCGTCGAGGACATCGAGGTGGCCGGGACGACCATCCGCGAGGGCGAGGGCGTGGTCTTCGCGACCTCCGTCATCAACCGCGACGAGACGGTCTACCCCGAGCCGGACACACTCGACTGGAGCCGCCCGGCCCGTCACCACGTCGCGTTCGGCTTCGGCATCCACCAGTGTCTCGGCCAGAACCTCGCCCGCGCCGAGCTAGAGATCTCCCTGCACAGCCTCTTCGACCGGCTGCCCACCCTGCGCCTGGCCGCCCCGGCCGAGGAGATCCCCTTCAAACCGGGCGACACGATCCAGGGGATGCTGGAACTCCCCGTGACCTGGTAA
- a CDS encoding ferredoxin codes for MHIDIDKDVCIGAGQCALTAPDVFTQDDDGYSTLLPGGEGSGSPLLREAARACPVSAITVSETVS; via the coding sequence ATGCACATCGACATCGACAAGGACGTCTGCATCGGCGCGGGCCAGTGCGCCCTGACCGCCCCGGACGTGTTCACCCAGGACGACGACGGCTACAGCACCCTGCTGCCCGGCGGGGAGGGCAGCGGCAGCCCGCTGCTGCGGGAGGCGGCCCGCGCCTGCCCGGTCAGCGCCATCACCGTGTCCGAGACGGTGAGCTGA
- a CDS encoding TetR/AcrR family transcriptional regulator, producing MDSAVARERALDAAEELFYGRGVHSVGMDDVRGTSGLSLKRLYQLFPAKEHLVEAYLERRDTRWRGELTEYVERHGEPRERILAVFDWLGGWFGEPGFRGCAWLNAYGELGATSARVAAQVRAHKRAFREYLGSLVATAGLPDALAGQLFLLAEGAMVTAGVSRSAEPAAEAREAARRLLDAV from the coding sequence ATGGACAGCGCGGTGGCCCGGGAGCGCGCACTGGACGCCGCCGAGGAACTGTTCTACGGGCGGGGTGTGCACTCCGTCGGCATGGACGACGTCCGCGGCACCTCCGGGCTCTCGCTCAAGCGGCTCTACCAGCTGTTCCCGGCCAAGGAGCACCTGGTGGAGGCTTATCTGGAGCGGCGCGACACGCGCTGGCGTGGGGAGCTGACCGAGTACGTCGAGCGGCACGGGGAGCCGCGGGAGCGGATCCTGGCCGTCTTCGACTGGCTCGGCGGGTGGTTCGGTGAGCCGGGCTTCCGCGGCTGCGCGTGGCTCAACGCGTACGGCGAGCTGGGGGCCACCTCTGCGCGCGTTGCCGCCCAGGTGCGCGCGCACAAGCGGGCGTTCCGGGAGTACCTCGGCTCGCTCGTGGCGACGGCGGGGCTGCCCGACGCGCTGGCCGGGCAGCTGTTCCTGCTGGCCGAGGGTGCCATGGTCACGGCGGGCGTCTCCAGGAGCGCCGAGCCCGCGGCCGAGGCGCGTGAGGCGGCCCGGCGGCTCCTGGACGCCGTGTGA
- a CDS encoding nuclear transport factor 2 family protein — protein sequence MTDRPPLPPFTRETAAQKVQAAEDAWNTRDPHKVSLAYSADSVWRNRDTFVTGRAEIAAFLTLKWEREQEYALRKDLWAFDGNRIAVRFQYECRDGDGQWWRSYGNELWEFDEHGLMTRREASINDLPIEEEERRIHGPRPQAERGDTFPVQ from the coding sequence ATGACCGACCGCCCACCGCTGCCGCCCTTCACCCGCGAGACCGCCGCACAGAAGGTCCAGGCCGCCGAGGACGCCTGGAACACCCGCGACCCGCACAAGGTCTCCCTCGCCTACTCGGCGGACTCCGTCTGGCGCAACCGCGACACGTTCGTCACCGGCCGCGCCGAGATCGCCGCGTTCCTGACCCTTAAATGGGAGCGCGAGCAGGAGTACGCGCTGCGCAAGGACCTGTGGGCCTTCGACGGCAACCGCATCGCCGTCCGCTTCCAGTACGAGTGCCGGGACGGCGACGGGCAGTGGTGGCGTTCCTACGGCAACGAACTGTGGGAGTTCGACGAGCACGGCCTGATGACCCGCCGCGAGGCGAGCATCAACGACCTGCCGATCGAGGAGGAGGAGCGCCGCATCCACGGTCCACGGCCGCAGGCGGAGCGCGGGGACACCTTCCCCGTCCAGTGA
- a CDS encoding phytanoyl-CoA dioxygenase family protein gives MTVTGNGAAGASILDPAGLRRYREGFEENGFTVVRGLFGADEVERLCGEFAALRAAGPVPGHFEPRAADGPGADPLHVWPRVMHPHEINGLAREVLLDARLRTVLEVLLGEEVLAAQSMFYFKPPGARGQALHQDNFYLRVEPGTCVAAWVACDVIDRENGGLEVVPGTHLMDLFCPETADSDVSFAREYVPPPPGLAPVPVDMAPGDVLFFNGSLVHGSQPNRSAERFRRSFIGHYVGRSTERIGRFYRTLAMSGARVELAESEGAGPCGTEFAPQGPH, from the coding sequence ATGACAGTCACGGGCAACGGCGCCGCCGGCGCTTCCATCCTGGACCCCGCCGGGCTCCGGCGGTACCGGGAGGGATTCGAGGAGAACGGTTTCACGGTGGTGCGCGGGCTCTTCGGGGCCGACGAGGTCGAGCGGCTGTGCGGCGAGTTCGCGGCGCTGCGGGCGGCCGGTCCGGTTCCCGGGCACTTCGAGCCGCGCGCGGCGGACGGGCCGGGCGCGGATCCGCTGCACGTCTGGCCCCGGGTGATGCACCCGCACGAGATCAACGGCCTCGCGCGTGAGGTCCTGCTGGACGCCCGGCTGCGGACGGTTCTGGAGGTTCTCCTCGGGGAGGAGGTGCTGGCCGCGCAGAGCATGTTCTACTTCAAGCCGCCGGGGGCCCGGGGGCAGGCGCTGCACCAGGACAACTTCTATCTGCGGGTGGAGCCGGGGACGTGCGTGGCGGCGTGGGTGGCCTGCGATGTGATCGACCGGGAGAACGGCGGGCTGGAGGTCGTGCCGGGCACACACCTCATGGACCTGTTCTGCCCGGAGACGGCGGACTCGGATGTGTCCTTCGCCCGGGAGTACGTTCCGCCGCCGCCGGGGCTGGCGCCGGTGCCGGTGGACATGGCGCCGGGGGATGTCCTGTTCTTCAACGGGAGCCTGGTGCACGGGTCGCAGCCGAACCGGTCGGCCGAGCGGTTCCGGCGCTCGTTCATCGGGCACTACGTGGGGCGGTCGACGGAGCGGATCGGGCGGTTCTACCGGACGCTGGCGATGAGCGGGGCGAGGGTGGAGCTGGCGGAGAGCGAGGGGGCGGGCCCCTGCGGGACGGAGTTCGCGCCGCAGGGGCCCCACTGA
- a CDS encoding helix-turn-helix domain-containing protein translates to MPVRADGLPDTAEHGDTGGTGDPAPPPGLVVLGHFDQPPGYGVNRPHGSASWLFTWTTAGRGRLWQGGARTSADAGHLVVLAPGVAHGYAVEPCARHWRFWWAHCQARPSWAAWLRPYDAGDGMYVVTSAPAGVHGRVGAAFRRMHADARWTGTEAPPDAAPPDGQVAVAHGSAARELALCALEEIVLLTTPGARPTAPRPGLDARIRRAQELIDADPGAPHTVRSLAGDVALSPSRFAHLFSRQLGQSPMRALREARLRHAARLLESTDLPVERVAAASGFVSPFHFNRAFRERYGAPPGAYRTTRGDPPA, encoded by the coding sequence ATGCCCGTGCGTGCTGACGGATTGCCCGACACTGCTGAGCACGGCGACACCGGGGGTACCGGGGATCCCGCCCCGCCGCCCGGGCTGGTCGTGCTCGGTCACTTCGACCAGCCCCCCGGTTACGGCGTCAACCGGCCGCACGGATCCGCGAGCTGGCTCTTCACCTGGACCACCGCAGGCCGGGGACGGCTGTGGCAGGGCGGTGCGCGGACCTCGGCCGACGCCGGCCACCTGGTCGTCCTCGCCCCGGGCGTCGCGCACGGCTACGCCGTCGAACCCTGTGCCCGGCACTGGCGGTTCTGGTGGGCCCACTGCCAGGCCCGCCCGTCCTGGGCCGCGTGGCTGCGGCCGTACGACGCCGGCGACGGGATGTACGTCGTCACCTCCGCCCCGGCCGGGGTGCACGGCCGCGTGGGGGCGGCGTTCCGGCGGATGCACGCCGACGCCCGCTGGACCGGCACCGAGGCACCGCCCGACGCGGCGCCTCCGGACGGGCAGGTCGCCGTGGCGCACGGCAGCGCGGCCCGTGAACTGGCCCTGTGCGCCCTGGAGGAGATCGTCCTCCTCACCACCCCCGGCGCCCGGCCGACGGCGCCCCGGCCCGGCCTCGACGCACGGATCCGCCGCGCCCAGGAGCTGATCGACGCCGACCCGGGCGCCCCGCACACCGTCCGCTCGCTCGCCGGGGACGTCGCGCTGTCGCCGTCCCGCTTCGCCCATCTGTTCAGCCGGCAACTCGGCCAGTCACCCATGCGTGCCCTGCGCGAGGCACGGCTGCGCCACGCCGCCCGGCTGCTGGAGAGCACCGACCTGCCGGTGGAACGCGTCGCCGCGGCGTCGGGCTTCGTCAGCCCGTTCCACTTCAACCGAGCCTTTCGCGAGCGCTACGGGGCACCGCCCGGGGCCTACCGTACGACGCGCGGCGATCCGCCCGCCTGA
- a CDS encoding ricin-type beta-trefoil lectin domain protein, with protein MKDAGPSNSPAPARRFGATDEQLSAELRKWTGATPALHPVGELLDRHWEAAFAYARLCTDGPRSAGMLTTAAFTRLFGETLRQNGPTSAWRPHLLVTVRRIAAEWAGDHRHDMLHPELLAGTGEGERPASRLLPSQRRRLLSGAFRRLPQSARCLLWHVEVEAEPLTSPAGLLGLDEEGARVELGRARDRLREECLQLHRELAPDEDCRRYLRLLDVTYRRGGLDIDPDLRAHIEGCGHCSAAADQLDPFNHALGAALSEAVLGWGGRAYAESRVRHAGTTAVGGSGGVAGAAAVPGPAGPAREAFPDPDRVFPDPVGVAREVFRDSVGVAREVSRDPVDVARDVFPDPAGAALEVFPDPVALAGTVGESFTDPGGPAAVPPPPGAGAGAGAGTGAGVRTGRADAAGATAPPPVPVRARLAVPPVTTPLGTAPPLLTAPPAARPEGPRTAARRSGRSAHKAARRAARRRNLTAGILTVSGLVVLPLVLWSTGNSGDGAPAGPDRPAGEAPDSDAGEVTTDPSWAGADDAENGALRGRLHNVASGLCVGIDGKKAVEKGEAELTACSADAAQQWTYETDGLLRNGAAPDLCLDSQLGYSVRLAPCTGASRPDPKNIRYDFTLQGALVPRWDQDLALAPAATDGSGSLVVKARADDEAQRWVIDTSKADLQLEAVNWNAAAVPAPRPTPTPTPTPTPSKTPAPKATPSATSPAPPPTPTSPATTDPSCDRYGYYCDEDGGYGNPGYGYPGYGYGGYGYGYGYGGGGRR; from the coding sequence GTGAAAGACGCAGGCCCGTCGAATTCTCCGGCCCCGGCCCGCAGGTTCGGCGCGACGGACGAGCAACTGAGCGCGGAGCTCAGGAAGTGGACCGGGGCGACGCCCGCACTTCATCCCGTCGGCGAACTGCTGGACCGGCACTGGGAGGCGGCCTTCGCCTACGCCCGGCTGTGCACCGACGGCCCGCGCTCCGCGGGAATGCTCACCACCGCGGCTTTCACCCGGCTCTTCGGCGAGACCCTCCGGCAGAACGGCCCGACCTCCGCATGGCGGCCCCATCTGCTCGTCACCGTACGGCGTATCGCGGCCGAGTGGGCCGGTGACCACAGACACGACATGCTCCACCCGGAGTTGCTGGCCGGGACCGGCGAGGGGGAGCGGCCCGCCTCCCGGCTGCTGCCGTCGCAGCGCCGACGCCTGCTGTCCGGGGCCTTCCGGCGGCTGCCCCAGTCCGCCCGTTGCCTGCTGTGGCACGTCGAGGTCGAGGCCGAACCGCTCACCTCCCCGGCCGGGTTGCTCGGCCTGGACGAGGAGGGCGCACGCGTCGAACTGGGCCGGGCCCGGGACCGGCTGCGCGAGGAGTGCCTCCAGCTGCACCGCGAACTCGCCCCCGACGAGGACTGCCGGCGCTATCTGCGCCTGCTCGACGTGACGTACCGACGCGGCGGCCTCGACATCGACCCCGATCTACGCGCGCATATCGAGGGCTGCGGGCACTGCAGCGCCGCCGCCGACCAGCTCGACCCGTTCAACCACGCCCTCGGCGCCGCCCTGTCGGAGGCGGTGCTGGGCTGGGGCGGGCGGGCCTACGCGGAGAGCCGGGTGCGTCACGCGGGGACGACAGCCGTCGGCGGCAGCGGGGGAGTGGCCGGTGCGGCGGCCGTCCCGGGACCGGCCGGTCCGGCCCGAGAGGCCTTTCCCGATCCGGACCGGGTGTTCCCGGATCCGGTGGGCGTCGCGCGTGAGGTGTTCCGGGATTCGGTGGGTGTCGCGCGTGAGGTGTCCCGCGATCCGGTGGATGTCGCGCGTGACGTCTTCCCCGATCCGGCCGGTGCCGCGCTTGAGGTCTTCCCGGATCCCGTCGCCCTCGCCGGCACGGTGGGGGAGTCGTTCACCGACCCGGGTGGTCCGGCGGCCGTGCCGCCGCCTCCTGGAGCAGGAGCAGGAGCAGGAGCGGGCACAGGAGCGGGGGTCAGAACGGGGCGCGCGGACGCGGCCGGGGCCACAGCCCCGCCTCCGGTCCCGGTCCGCGCGCGCCTCGCCGTCCCACCCGTCACCACACCACTCGGGACCGCCCCACCACTCCTCACCGCACCCCCGGCCGCCCGGCCCGAAGGCCCCAGAACCGCCGCCCGACGATCCGGACGATCCGCCCACAAGGCGGCCCGCCGTGCCGCCCGGCGGCGCAACCTCACCGCGGGCATCCTGACCGTCAGCGGCCTCGTCGTCCTGCCACTGGTCCTGTGGTCCACCGGCAACTCCGGCGACGGCGCCCCGGCCGGTCCCGACCGGCCCGCCGGGGAGGCACCCGACTCGGACGCGGGCGAGGTGACCACCGACCCGTCCTGGGCCGGGGCGGACGACGCCGAGAACGGCGCCCTGCGCGGGCGGCTGCACAACGTCGCCTCGGGCCTGTGCGTGGGCATCGACGGCAAGAAGGCCGTCGAGAAGGGGGAGGCCGAACTCACGGCCTGCTCCGCGGACGCCGCCCAGCAGTGGACGTACGAGACCGACGGGCTGCTGCGCAACGGCGCCGCCCCCGACCTGTGCCTGGACTCGCAGCTCGGCTACTCGGTACGGCTGGCTCCCTGCACGGGGGCGTCCCGGCCGGACCCGAAGAACATCCGCTACGACTTCACCCTCCAGGGCGCCCTGGTGCCCCGCTGGGACCAGGACCTCGCCCTGGCTCCGGCCGCGACCGACGGCTCGGGATCCCTGGTCGTCAAGGCCCGGGCGGACGACGAGGCCCAGCGCTGGGTGATCGACACCTCGAAGGCCGATCTCCAGTTGGAGGCCGTCAACTGGAACGCCGCCGCCGTTCCGGCCCCCCGCCCCACGCCCACGCCGACCCCCACCCCCACACCGTCGAAGACGCCCGCGCCCAAGGCGACGCCGTCCGCGACCTCCCCGGCCCCGCCGCCGACGCCGACCAGCCCGGCCACCACCGACCCGTCCTGCGACCGCTACGGCTACTACTGCGATGAGGACGGCGGGTACGGCAACCCGGGATACGGCTACCCCGGCTACGGATACGGCGGCTATGGCTATGGCTATGGCTACGGCGGAGGCGGCCGCCGCTGA
- a CDS encoding SLC13 family permease has translation MNTPLAEVLSVTLLAAVLIWAVARPKGLPEAALAVPAAGLAIALGVISPDHAWEEVQRLGPVVGFLAAVLVLAHFCDVEGLFTACGTWMARWAAGRPARLLTAVFALASVITAVLSLDATVVLLTPVVLATATRMGVQARPHLYACAHLSNTASLLLPVSNLTNLLAFTASGLSFTRFAALMALPWLVAIAAEYLVFRRFFDDELAAPLPSPGPAPHPEPLPLFALVTVGCTLAGFVVASAVGIAPAWAALAGALVLAGRALVRRRATPLTVVRSAAPAFLAFVLALGVVVRAVVDHGLADALRRVLPDGAGLLTLLGVAALAAVLANLINNLPAVLVLLPLTAGAGPGAVLAVLLGVNIGPNLTYAGSLATLLWRRIVQQHGHRAGLGEFTRLGLLAVPAALVPAVVALWLSLTVVGA, from the coding sequence CTGAACACCCCGCTCGCCGAAGTCCTGTCCGTGACGCTGCTGGCCGCCGTGCTGATCTGGGCCGTCGCCCGCCCGAAAGGCCTGCCCGAAGCCGCGCTGGCGGTGCCGGCCGCCGGGCTCGCCATCGCGCTGGGAGTGATCTCGCCGGACCACGCCTGGGAAGAGGTCCAGCGGCTGGGGCCCGTGGTCGGCTTCCTCGCGGCCGTGCTGGTACTCGCCCACTTCTGTGACGTCGAGGGGCTGTTCACGGCGTGCGGGACGTGGATGGCCCGCTGGGCGGCGGGGCGCCCCGCGCGGCTGCTGACCGCGGTGTTCGCGCTGGCGTCCGTCATCACGGCCGTGCTCAGTCTGGACGCCACGGTCGTCCTGCTGACTCCGGTGGTGCTGGCGACCGCGACCCGCATGGGCGTGCAGGCCCGGCCGCACCTGTACGCGTGCGCCCATCTGTCGAACACCGCCTCGCTGCTGCTGCCGGTCTCCAACCTGACGAATCTGCTGGCCTTCACGGCGAGCGGGCTGAGCTTCACCCGCTTCGCGGCCCTGATGGCGCTGCCCTGGCTGGTCGCGATCGCCGCCGAGTACCTGGTGTTCCGGCGCTTCTTCGACGACGAACTGGCGGCGCCTCTCCCCTCCCCGGGCCCCGCGCCGCACCCCGAGCCGCTCCCGCTGTTCGCCCTGGTCACGGTCGGCTGCACGCTCGCCGGGTTCGTCGTGGCCTCCGCCGTGGGGATCGCGCCGGCCTGGGCCGCGCTGGCCGGCGCGCTGGTGCTGGCCGGGCGGGCGCTGGTGCGGCGGCGGGCGACGCCCCTGACGGTGGTGCGGTCCGCCGCCCCGGCCTTCCTGGCGTTCGTGCTCGCGCTCGGCGTCGTGGTGCGCGCGGTCGTCGACCACGGGCTCGCCGACGCGCTGCGGCGGGTCCTGCCCGACGGGGCGGGCCTGCTCACGCTGCTGGGCGTGGCGGCGCTGGCCGCCGTCCTGGCCAACCTCATCAACAACCTGCCCGCGGTGCTGGTGCTGCTGCCCCTGACCGCCGGGGCGGGTCCCGGCGCCGTGCTGGCGGTACTGCTCGGGGTGAACATCGGCCCCAACCTGACCTACGCCGGATCGCTGGCGACCCTGCTGTGGCGGCGGATCGTGCAGCAGCACGGGCACCGGGCCGGGCTCGGGGAGTTCACGCGGCTCGGGCTGCTCGCCGTACCGGCCGCGCTGGTGCCGGCCGTGGTGGCCCTGTGGCTGTCGCTCACCGTCGTCGGGGCCTGA
- a CDS encoding SpoIIE family protein phosphatase, with translation MSPDEAFDDGVAARAVIAVDGTLTEWSEGARRLLGHTAAEVVGRPAAALLADGADPPSVPDDSRWSGTLTLRHRDGHPVSVWVLAHRRPPDGAETTDWLAVSPPEAPGQGLPDDPLIRMALTQSPCATMVFDERLRLRGVNDAMADLLGLPAGRMPGLRPTDIGSRPQNSELEEHLRRVLSTGRRQDMQTYMKATGENRGAHAWLARMAPLTDSTGQVRGVCVTAHDFSDQYRSRERLQLVNEASVRIGTTLDVTRTAQELADVSVPALADFVSVDLLDPQEHGGESAGPPAPPVHLRRAAHQSVNKGSPEAVAEPGQVDVYPANSPQAASLVAGHTVVASGSSGDLERWLAWDPVRFQRVREFGIHSTMSVPLQARGTTLGVAVFTRFRRPEAFTDDDVLLAEEVTARAAVCIDNARRYSRERETTLTLQRSLLPRTLPHTAAMEAASRYLPAIRSGVGGDWFDVIPLSGMRVAMVVGDVVGHGIQASATMGRLRTAVRTLADIDLAPDELLTHLDDLVVRLSQESGGDNDAGEVGATCLYAVYDPVSRRCDLARAGHPLPLLVPPDGPAQQLDLPSGPPLGVGGLPFECAEVELREGSVLAFHTDGLLVSRERDVDASSRMLREALSVPSASLDETCDRVLHTLLPPGGSSDDVALLLARTRGLPSAQVATWDIPADPALVAPIRKQVVDQLERWEMVEATFTAELVVSELVTNAIRYGAPPIRLRLIHDEATLICEVSDTNHTAPHLRRAKTWDEGGRGLLLVAQLTQRWGSRHTAEGKTIWAELTLLGDEI, from the coding sequence ATGAGTCCGGACGAGGCGTTCGACGATGGCGTGGCCGCACGTGCCGTCATCGCCGTCGACGGCACGCTCACCGAGTGGAGCGAGGGCGCCCGCCGTCTGCTGGGCCACACGGCCGCCGAGGTCGTGGGACGCCCGGCCGCGGCGCTGCTGGCCGACGGCGCCGACCCGCCGTCCGTGCCGGACGACTCCCGCTGGAGCGGCACACTCACCCTGCGGCATCGCGACGGCCACCCCGTGTCCGTGTGGGTGCTCGCCCACCGCAGACCGCCGGACGGAGCGGAGACGACCGACTGGCTCGCGGTGTCCCCTCCGGAGGCGCCCGGCCAAGGCCTTCCGGACGACCCGCTGATCCGCATGGCCCTGACCCAGTCGCCCTGCGCCACCATGGTCTTCGACGAGCGGCTGCGGCTGCGCGGCGTCAACGACGCCATGGCGGACCTCCTGGGACTGCCCGCCGGGCGGATGCCGGGCCTGAGGCCCACCGACATCGGCAGCCGGCCGCAGAACTCCGAGCTCGAAGAGCATCTGCGCCGGGTGCTGAGCACCGGCCGGCGGCAGGACATGCAGACGTACATGAAGGCCACAGGCGAGAACCGGGGTGCGCACGCCTGGCTGGCCCGGATGGCACCGCTCACCGACAGCACCGGCCAGGTGCGGGGCGTGTGCGTGACCGCCCACGACTTCTCCGACCAGTACCGGTCACGGGAGCGGCTGCAGCTGGTCAACGAGGCGAGCGTGCGCATCGGCACCACCCTCGACGTCACCCGTACGGCCCAGGAGCTGGCGGACGTGAGCGTCCCGGCGCTCGCCGACTTCGTCAGCGTCGACCTGCTCGACCCGCAGGAGCACGGCGGCGAGTCCGCCGGGCCGCCGGCGCCGCCCGTGCATCTGCGCCGGGCAGCCCACCAGTCGGTCAACAAGGGCAGCCCGGAAGCCGTCGCCGAGCCCGGGCAGGTCGACGTCTACCCGGCGAACTCCCCGCAGGCCGCCTCACTGGTCGCGGGGCACACGGTCGTGGCCTCGGGCTCGTCCGGCGACCTCGAGCGGTGGCTCGCCTGGGACCCGGTCCGCTTCCAGCGGGTCCGCGAGTTCGGCATCCACTCCACGATGTCCGTCCCGCTCCAGGCCCGGGGGACGACCCTCGGAGTCGCGGTCTTCACCCGCTTCCGGCGCCCCGAGGCGTTCACCGACGACGACGTGCTGCTGGCCGAGGAGGTCACGGCGCGGGCGGCCGTCTGCATCGACAACGCACGCCGCTACTCCCGCGAGCGCGAGACGACCCTCACGCTGCAGCGCAGCCTGCTGCCCCGCACCCTGCCGCACACGGCGGCGATGGAGGCCGCCTCCCGCTATCTGCCCGCCATCCGCTCCGGCGTGGGCGGCGACTGGTTCGACGTGATCCCGCTGTCCGGGATGCGAGTCGCCATGGTCGTCGGCGACGTCGTCGGCCACGGCATCCAGGCCTCGGCCACCATGGGTCGGCTGCGCACCGCCGTCCGCACCCTCGCCGACATCGACCTGGCCCCCGACGAACTACTCACCCACCTCGACGACCTGGTCGTCCGGCTCTCCCAGGAGTCCGGCGGGGACAACGACGCCGGAGAGGTGGGCGCGACCTGCCTGTACGCGGTGTACGACCCGGTGTCGCGGCGCTGCGACCTCGCCCGGGCGGGGCATCCGCTGCCCCTGCTGGTGCCGCCGGACGGTCCGGCACAGCAGCTCGACCTGCCCTCGGGTCCCCCGCTGGGTGTCGGCGGGCTGCCGTTCGAGTGCGCCGAGGTCGAGCTGCGGGAGGGCAGCGTCCTGGCGTTCCACACGGACGGGCTGCTCGTGAGCCGCGAGCGGGACGTCGATGCGAGCAGCCGGATGCTCCGCGAGGCGCTGTCGGTGCCCTCCGCCTCCCTGGACGAGACCTGCGACCGCGTGCTGCACACCCTGCTCCCGCCGGGCGGCTCCAGCGACGACGTGGCCCTGCTGCTGGCGCGCACCCGCGGCCTGCCGTCCGCCCAGGTCGCCACCTGGGACATCCCCGCCGACCCGGCGCTGGTGGCCCCCATCCGCAAGCAGGTCGTCGACCAGCTCGAACGCTGGGAGATGGTCGAGGCCACGTTCACCGCCGAGCTGGTCGTGAGCGAGCTGGTCACCAACGCCATCCGCTACGGCGCCCCGCCCATCCGGCTGCGGTTGATCCATGACGAGGCCACGCTGATCTGCGAAGTGTCCGACACGAACCACACGGCACCGCACCTGCGCCGGGCCAAGACCTGGGACGAGGGCGGCCGCGGTCTGCTTCTGGTCGCCCAGCTCACCCAGCGATGGGGCAGCAGGCACACCGCCGAGGGCAAGACGATCTGGGCGGAGCTGACTCTGCTCGGCGACGAGATCTGA